AAATTATCGAAAACTCATCACCACTCATGCGAGCTCCGGAACGAGGTAATATGGTGGGGTTGATTTATAACCCACTGATTTATAATGATAATTTGAATGGACGGTAGGGGATTCGAACCCCCGCCGATAGCCATTTTATCCTTATAAATCAATGGGTTGTAATTGCTATTTTGAGTCTGGTGACGGTTTGGTGACGGTTTTTGGTGACGGAAACTTTTTTACTTCAGTGGTGACCTTATCTAAAGCAGCTCGTAAATTTTCTATACTTTGGTGAGCGTATCTCTCAGTAGTCTTACCGCTGCTATGACCTAAGATTTCTTTAACCGTGTTGAGAGTTATATTTTGGTTTACCAGTTGAGAAGCTAAAGAGTGCCGTGTTGCATCGTACAACCGTAAATTATCAGGAAAATTACCCTTTGCTCTTGCCTTTACCCATACGTCATTTAAACATGTTTTAGCGTAATACTTCCCACTCCGTGGATTAATAAATAAAAAAGCCTCCGGTAAGTTATTAGAACATCTTTCTCTTAAGTAATCTAACATCTCAGGGTGTATGGGAATAATTGACGGCTTTGCTCCTCGCCCTTTCCGTCTATCACGTATAACCGTATCACTGAAAGTAGAGGTTATCGTTATGACTTGCCTCTTAATATCCACATGTTTAACCTTCAGTGCCCGTGCCTCCCCGGGACGACTGCCATGGAGCATTAGAAATTTAATAATAGGCTGGTCAGCTTCATCTATCAAATCCAGTACCCTGATTTGGTCTTCTGAGCTTAACCACTTCCAGTTATAAGGCTTAACCTCAACAGTTGGGAATGTTGGTACTATCTGTAACATTTCAAGGTCTGTCTTTAACCATGTGAGGAATGTTTTGAAATTATCCATATAATTTTTGACTGTTTTTCCTTCAAAGCCTTTTTCGTTCAGGGTATTGAGATAGTTTATGATATTTATCTTCTTGATTTCCCTTACATCGGTTGTATTAAAAAACTCCTTATGGGAATTAACCATATTCTTATAATGGCGGACATAGCTCGGCGCTATGGTTTTTAGCTTTGCTTCAAGGAACCGGTCAAGCAGGGTGGATGTCCAGTATTTCTGAA
Above is a genomic segment from Nitrospirae bacterium YQR-1 containing:
- a CDS encoding tyrosine-type recombinase/integrase, which translates into the protein MKGSIRAKGKCPNCGKSFSHVKRLGFICPECKTTPSRFYLDIFWKGERIRVFCDKTGQTLDTYQRALNLQATIQHEIENFTFDITKYSKAELQKYWTSTLLDRFLEAKLKTIAPSYVRHYKNMVNSHKEFFNTTDVREIKKINIINYLNTLNEKGFEGKTVKNYMDNFKTFLTWLKTDLEMLQIVPTFPTVEVKPYNWKWLSSEDQIRVLDLIDEADQPIIKFLMLHGSRPGEARALKVKHVDIKRQVITITSTFSDTVIRDRRKGRGAKPSIIPIHPEMLDYLRERCSNNLPEAFLFINPRSGKYYAKTCLNDVWVKARAKGNFPDNLRLYDATRHSLASQLVNQNITLNTVKEILGHSSGKTTERYAHQSIENLRAALDKVTTEVKKFPSPKTVTKPSPDSK